From the Candidatus Acidiferrales bacterium genome, the window CGCTTCAATGAGCACCTCGTGCAGGCCCACACCGCTGATCACGCGCTTGAGCCCCCAGGCGCGACGGTGCAACTCGCCTTGGCTGTCGAGCGCTGCAAACTTGTTCGGCACCACCCGCACTTTCCAGTTTCCGTCGGCAGGAAGGCGAAATATCTCCGGCGGCGTCATGGCCTCGTTGCCCGGGCAAAACGGGCATTGCGGGTCGCGAGCGGGGCGTGGCTGGCGCTCGATGCCATGCTCGGCAAACTGGTCCGGGCGGCGGGCACGCTCGCCGGCAAAAACAATCCAATCCTGCGTGACCACGTTGAAACGAATCTCTGGCATGGCTGGTTCCTTATTCCGGCGCAGCGTCCTTTTTGAGCTTGCTCCTCCGGCCGGCAGGCGCCCGCCGCGGCGGGCCCGGCACCGAGCAGCTCTCCTAATACCTTGGATACCTTCCCTGGCTGATGAGATTGATCAACAGCCGGTACGCCCCCGGCACGCCGGCGGGCAACTGACGGAAAAACGAAAGTCCCGTATAGATGAATATTCCCTTCCCGACGCGAGCATAGACGAGGCCGCCGCTGGTCTCTGTTCCGGCGGCATCGCGAAAGGCCAGCGGCGCCTGGTACTGCGCGTCGAAGCGGGAAAGGAAGCTCAAGCCGCGCTCCGCCACCCAGCCATCAAAATCCTCCGCCGTGATGCGGTTGGGCTGCAAAAGCAGGGCATGGTTTGGCAAAAGAATGCGCGCAGGCGCTTTGGGATCGGTGATGCGAAGGGGGAGCTGGGGATCCATCGCGGCGGGCAGCGGCGCCAGCTTCGCCTCGTTCCAGACGGCAGGCGATTGGTACTCCACCACCAGAGTACCACCCGCCTCGATGTATTCGCGCCATCGGCCGGAGCGAGACAAGATGTCTGGCCGCAACTCAAGCGCCCGAATGCCGATGACCAGCGCGTCGTATCGCAAGAACGCCGCGGCGTCGTCAAACGCCAGCTTGTTTTCAGCCAGGCGATCCACGGTTACCCCGACCCGTTCGAGCGCCGCCGGCACCGGGTCGTTGGGGCCGGCGATATAGCCGATGCGCAAGCCCTGGGGCACATCCAGATTCATGACGCGGACCGTCAGCTCCGCCGTGTGATAGTACGACTGCGCGGCAAGACCGGCGTAACCATAGGGCGTCGAAGCAACATCGTAGCGCTTGCCCTCGCTTTCGACAAAACACCGCAGCGGGTAGTCGCCCGGAGCCAGACTGCGTGGTGGGACGATCACGAGCTGGCCAAGGGCTTCGTCGCCCGCGCGGGACCCGGTCCCATCGGGGCGGGCAAAACTAATTTTCCGGCCGACGGAAACTATCCAACCTTCCGGTGCTTCAGCACCCAGCCGAGGATTGCGGCATCCCGTCGCGGCGGGATCACAAAGACTCCGGACGGCCACCGGAATCACGATCCGCCTGGTTCCTCCGGTCTCGTGCCGGATCACCATTCTGTCCGGCAGGCGAAGCAAAAACGGCGGTACTGGCTGGAGAACCCGATCCGCAGAAACTTCCGGGGCGTCTCCTCGAACGCTCACCGGCACGGGCGGCGCTTCCCAGGTAGTGCCGCCGGCAGTGAAGCGGACGATCGCTTCGATCGCGACGGGCCGGGGCCCGATGGCTCGCCAGGGATCGGCCACTTCATAAATCGCGTCGGAAGCAGCCAAGGGCCAAAGCCGTACGGCATCGGCGGGAACCTCAACGGAGAAAACGGCCGCGATGTCACCTTCACCCGCCGCGGTGGCCTCCGTCGTCACTCGCTTTGCTTGCCCACCGGGAAGAAGACGCGCCCCGATTCCATCGGGGCGAGCCTGCCAACCCGGCGGCAATCGAAGAGAAACGGCGCCGCCCGGTTCCCCGCTTTTCGGAACCCCAACGTGCGCTTCCGGATTCGCTCGCAGAATGACCCGGACGAGGATGCTCTCGCCGGCGACGGCTGGCGATTCGGCAAAGGCCTCCACTCGAAGGCCGGCGAGCTCGGCGGCAAGCGCGCCCAGTTCGTTTTGCTTTCGTTCATAGATGTCGCGAAGACGCGCTGCATCGCTGGGCTCGAGCCGGTCGAGCACCGGGTCGTTCGCCAGCGCCTCCAGGTGCGCTCGCATCTCGGCGAGTGCCCGCAGGGCATCCTCCGCTTTTGCTTCCAGCAGGAAGGCGCGCACGCGCTCGGCTGCCTGATGGATGGCCAGCAAGCGCTCGGCAGCCGAAGGAACGGGCGCCGCCCCAGCCGGGGTATCAGGCTTTTGTTCCAGGAAGGCGTAGCGCAAGGGCAGGCCGTCGAGCCGCTCGACAAAATCAGCCATCCGGGGCTGCGGTTGGTTTTCTTCAACAAACCGAACATAGACGGGTGGCGCAGTCCCGCCGCGGGAGGCTCTTTCCAGCCCGCCGCGGCGGGACTGCGTGAATTGCGTACGGTGATTCGCATACCCGGCGCGGCCGATTTCAAAATAGCTTTTCCCGCGCTCCGGGGAAAACGATGCGACCGGGATGCTAATCGTATTCGGCGCCGGCGCAGGAACTTCCATGAAAAAGCGGGCCACGCGCCACGGCGTCAGCCCCGATTCGATCGGGGGCGACCCGCGACCCAATTGGTCCGGATACTCGTTCGGATCTGCCGCAGCAGCGACAGCGTGGCGGGCCAGCATTCCGGCCGCCTGGTGGTGGCCGTGGCCGTCCAGGATGGTTCCGGTCCAACGGGAAATGACGACTTCCGGCCGGTAGGCGCGAATCACCCGCACCATGTCGGCGAGCGCCGGGTCTCCCCATCGCGACAGTGTTTCCTGAGCTCTGGTCGTATAGCCAAAATCGATGGCGCGGGTGAAAAATTGCTGTTCGATTCCGTATTCTCGATCGGCAGCGAGGAGCTCTTCCGTGCGGATCAACCCCAGCAGTGGCCCTTGGTCCGGGCTCATCAGGTTCTGACCGCCCTCGCCGCGAGTAATCGTCAGCAAGGCAACCTCCGCGCCGAGGCCGCGGCTCAGATAGGCCAGCAGGGCGGCGTTTTCATCGTCAGGATGCGCGGTGATATAGAGGATGCGGGTGATGTGCTCAAAGCGGCGAAGCCGCTCGAGAGCAGCAGCCAAGTCTCGATCGGGTGGCGCGAGCCCCGATTTTATCGGGGGGAGCCCGCCACGTCCCCGCAAATCGGGATGATCGCCAGCGGCAAACGCAACGAGCAGGAAGAGGACCAGGAAGCCGAGAAACCGTTTCTGGATGGACCATTCCCTGTGGGGATCGCCAAATGGCAAATGCAGTCGTCTTGATTTCAAGAGCAACCTCACGCTCGCCCGCCCCGATCGGATCGGGGCTCGCCCGCGAACGGCCATTCCTTTCGTGTTGCCGCCCGCATCAGGTAGGCAACCGCGCCCAGAAGGATAAAGCCGACTCCAAGCGCGATGATCCGGCTGCCCAGGCTCCAAAAAGCATACAACCAGCCGACCAATGCCACCAGGGCAGGCAGGGGATAGAGCCACATCCGGAAGGGCAGCCCCGATTCCATCGGGGCCAGCCGGCGCCGGAGGAGCATCACCGCCACAACTTGCCCTTCAAACTGAATCAAAATCCGCAGCGCCAGCAGGCCCTTGATCACGCCTTGCAACGTCCCGAAGAGCGAGAAAAACATCGTCAGGCCGCCCATCAGCAGGAGCGAGACGACGGGAAAGCGCTTGGTAGGGTGGATGCGACCAAAGACGCGAAAAAATCCGCCGTCGAGCGCAGCCGCGTAAGGGATGCGCGAATAGCCGAGGAGCAGCGAGAAGACAGACGCCAGCGCCGTCCAGAGGATCAACCCGGTGGCCACGCCGGCCGCCCGCCTGCCGTAAAGCCGTTCCACCAGGTCGGAAACAATGAACGGCGACTTTTCCACCTCTTGCCAGGGCATGGCGCCCACCACGCTGATGTTCATCACCAGGTAGAGCACGGCGATCACCGCCACCGAAATCAAAATGGCCCGCGGAATATTCTTGCCCG encodes:
- a CDS encoding PIG-L family deacetylase; this encodes MKSRRLHLPFGDPHREWSIQKRFLGFLVLFLLVAFAAGDHPDLRGRGGLPPIKSGLAPPDRDLAAALERLRRFEHITRILYITAHPDDENAALLAYLSRGLGAEVALLTITRGEGGQNLMSPDQGPLLGLIRTEELLAADREYGIEQQFFTRAIDFGYTTRAQETLSRWGDPALADMVRVIRAYRPEVVISRWTGTILDGHGHHQAAGMLARHAVAAAADPNEYPDQLGRGSPPIESGLTPWRVARFFMEVPAPAPNTISIPVASFSPERGKSYFEIGRAGYANHRTQFTQSRRGGLERASRGGTAPPVYVRFVEENQPQPRMADFVERLDGLPLRYAFLEQKPDTPAGAAPVPSAAERLLAIHQAAERVRAFLLEAKAEDALRALAEMRAHLEALANDPVLDRLEPSDAARLRDIYERKQNELGALAAELAGLRVEAFAESPAVAGESILVRVILRANPEAHVGVPKSGEPGGAVSLRLPPGWQARPDGIGARLLPGGQAKRVTTEATAAGEGDIAAVFSVEVPADAVRLWPLAASDAIYEVADPWRAIGPRPVAIEAIVRFTAGGTTWEAPPVPVSVRGDAPEVSADRVLQPVPPFLLRLPDRMVIRHETGGTRRIVIPVAVRSLCDPAATGCRNPRLGAEAPEGWIVSVGRKISFARPDGTGSRAGDEALGQLVIVPPRSLAPGDYPLRCFVESEGKRYDVASTPYGYAGLAAQSYYHTAELTVRVMNLDVPQGLRIGYIAGPNDPVPAALERVGVTVDRLAENKLAFDDAAAFLRYDALVIGIRALELRPDILSRSGRWREYIEAGGTLVVEYQSPAVWNEAKLAPLPAAMDPQLPLRITDPKAPARILLPNHALLLQPNRITAEDFDGWVAERGLSFLSRFDAQYQAPLAFRDAAGTETSGGLVYARVGKGIFIYTGLSFFRQLPAGVPGAYRLLINLISQGRYPRY